A portion of the Daphnia magna isolate NIES linkage group LG4, ASM2063170v1.1, whole genome shotgun sequence genome contains these proteins:
- the LOC116920546 gene encoding galactosylceramide sulfotransferase — MESSWLNFHDLAIRRNRCCFKRFVVAAIIGCCLTFLSRHVMVQQLETLESTEFRKFIFMKTHKCGTSTVENIIFRFALKNELNIVLPEEGSYLSRDELFDHNSLNTTKWKDLNFDIFALHNRWNKIEVLELLREDVPTFTIIREPVEVFESLFHYLDPKLKNFYGVQDIHDMVRTIKNATLSDVVEKRYLRHIGRNQIAWDLGISPDLFDNETAITEEIERLDHEFHLVMIANRMDESLILLKQLLNWPLQNVVHLDLNRRKPEKSSKLSAAEKKVLEKWLAADVQIFQYFSRRFDEKVAEFNWKYSTSPAGRLDVDSAIKRQTQLLEEANSQLYDRCVISEVGNEELVSKYKTYNDNIMGYSINEEQEDCGLYVMSERSFLSTFRDLLLSKITTTSSVFKWF, encoded by the exons ATGGAATCCAG TTGGCTTAATTTTCATGACCTGGCTATTCGACGGAATCGATGTTGTTTCAAACGGTTCGTCGTGGCAGCAATCATTGGCTGTTGCCTAACGTTTTTATCAAGACACGTCATGGTCCAGCAACTAGAAACACTGGAGTCCACAGAATTTCG GAAATTTATTTTCATGAAAACTCACAAGTGCGGCACTAGTACTGTCGAAAACATCATATTCCG GTTTGCATTGAAGAATGAACTGAACATTGTATTGCCCGAAGAGGGCAGCTACCTGTCGAGAGATGAGCTTTTCGACCATAACTCACTAAACACCACAAAATGGAAGGATCTCAATTTCGATATATTCGCGTTGCACAATCGCTGGAACAAGATAGAAGTTCTGGAGCTTTTGCGCGAAGATGTGCCGACCTTCACCATAATTCGTGAACCCGTCGAAGTCTTTGAATCCTTGTTCCACTACCTCGATCCTAAATTGAAAAACTTCTACGGCGTCCAGGATATTCACGATATGGTCCGCACTATCAAAAACGCCACGTTATCAGATGTAGTGGAAAAACGTTATTTGCGTCATATTGGGCGCAACCAAATAGCCTGGGATTTGGGGATATCGCCCGACCTCTTCGACAACGAAACCGCCATaacggaagaaattgaacgTTTGGATCACGAGTTCCATCTTGTGATGATTGCCAACAGGATGGACGAGTCCCTCATCCTCTTGAAGCAATTGCTCAACTGGCCTCTACAAAATGTTGTCCACCTAGATTTGAATAGGAGGAAGCCGGAAAAGTCTTCCAAGTTGAGCGCTGCTGAGAAAAAGGTGCTCGAGAAATGGTTAGCAGCTGATGTCCAGATCTTTCAATATTTCTCTCGTCGGTTCGACGAAAAAGTAGCCGAATTCAATTGGAAATATTCGACATCACCAGCCGGCCGTCTTGACGTCGATTCTGCCATTAAGAGACAGACTCAATTACTGGAGGAAGCCAACAGTCAGCTGTATGATCGCTGCGTAATCAGCGAAGTGGGCAATGAAGAGCTCGTCAGCAAATACAAAACTTACAACGACAATATCATGGGGTACTCCATCAACGA GGAACAGGAAGATTGTGGTTTGTACGTTATGAGCGAACGCAGTTTTTTGAGCACCTTCAGAGACCTACTTTTATCAAAAATAACGACAACTTCCAGCGTATTCAAGTGGTTTTGA